From a single Couchioplanes caeruleus genomic region:
- a CDS encoding CRTAC1 family protein has protein sequence MSRRWDLRPALAPALAIALCVGVGWATRAPAAAGDPDALARRFSWAITDVNGDPPAARTERAVEPALRHIRAWISAVGASAGLADLDGNARPDDVCLVDPRDDAVTVLPAPGTGARYAAFPLVPGPPGNVPAAVAPMGCMPGDLNEDGLTDVLVYFWGRTPLAFLRVPGTTLAATAFRAFDVTGGSGEIWNSTTADLADLDGDGHLDLLIGNYFPDGARVLDASAHDDPLIRMQDSMSNATNGGRNRILRLDHVDRTGPVPLPRYADASAAFPDDQARSWTLAFGAQDLDGDGLPELYTANDFGRDHLLDNRSTPGHIAFTELRGRRSASMPKSKVIGNDSFKSMGVAFPDLNADGRPDIVVSNITTQWGLQESNFAYVSTGTGPIRGRPAPYTDRSEPLGLSRSGWGWDVKAADFDNDGTDELIQAVGFVAGRGNDWPQLQELAMTNDDVLRFPWAWPNFGPGTDIAGHQRDPFLVRDADGRYVDIGERLGIANAGPSRGIAVADVDHDGRADVLIANQWARSQFLRNTGPAGAYLGLRPLLPAAAPGGHPRPAIGAAVTVTRADGRVLRQQLFPANGHTGVNGPELLFGLGAAAGTPVPVTVTWRDASGPHTTTTSLSPGWHDLVLA, from the coding sequence ATGAGCCGCCGGTGGGACCTGCGCCCGGCCCTGGCCCCCGCCCTGGCGATCGCGCTGTGCGTGGGCGTCGGCTGGGCCACCCGGGCACCGGCCGCCGCGGGCGACCCGGACGCGCTGGCACGGCGGTTCTCCTGGGCGATCACCGACGTCAACGGCGATCCGCCCGCGGCGCGTACCGAACGGGCCGTGGAGCCCGCCCTGCGGCACATCCGGGCCTGGATCTCCGCCGTGGGCGCGTCGGCGGGCCTCGCCGACCTCGACGGCAACGCCCGGCCCGACGACGTGTGCCTGGTCGACCCGCGCGACGACGCGGTGACGGTCCTCCCGGCTCCCGGCACCGGCGCCCGGTACGCCGCCTTCCCGCTGGTGCCGGGCCCACCGGGGAACGTGCCCGCGGCCGTCGCCCCGATGGGCTGCATGCCGGGCGACCTCAACGAGGACGGCCTCACCGACGTGCTGGTCTACTTCTGGGGCCGCACGCCGCTGGCGTTCCTGCGGGTGCCGGGAACCACGCTCGCGGCCACCGCGTTCCGGGCCTTCGACGTCACCGGCGGCTCCGGCGAGATCTGGAACAGCACCACCGCCGACCTCGCCGACCTCGACGGCGACGGGCACCTCGACCTGCTCATCGGCAACTACTTCCCGGACGGCGCCCGGGTGCTCGACGCGAGCGCGCACGACGACCCGCTCATCCGGATGCAGGACTCGATGTCGAACGCCACCAACGGCGGCCGCAACCGGATCCTGCGCCTGGACCACGTCGACCGCACCGGGCCGGTGCCGCTCCCGCGCTACGCCGACGCCTCCGCGGCGTTCCCGGACGACCAGGCGCGGTCGTGGACGCTGGCCTTCGGCGCTCAGGACCTCGACGGCGACGGCCTGCCCGAGCTGTACACGGCGAACGACTTCGGCCGCGACCACCTGCTGGACAACCGGTCCACGCCGGGGCACATCGCGTTCACCGAGCTGCGCGGGCGGCGCTCGGCGAGCATGCCGAAGTCGAAGGTGATCGGCAACGACTCCTTCAAGAGCATGGGCGTGGCCTTCCCCGACCTCAACGCCGACGGCCGGCCCGACATCGTGGTCAGCAACATCACCACACAGTGGGGGCTGCAGGAGAGCAACTTCGCGTACGTGAGCACCGGCACCGGCCCGATCCGGGGGCGGCCGGCCCCGTACACGGACCGCAGCGAGCCGCTCGGGCTGTCGCGCAGCGGCTGGGGCTGGGACGTCAAGGCGGCCGACTTCGACAACGACGGCACCGACGAGCTGATCCAGGCGGTCGGCTTCGTCGCCGGCCGGGGCAACGACTGGCCGCAGCTGCAGGAGCTGGCCATGACCAACGACGACGTGCTGCGCTTCCCGTGGGCGTGGCCGAACTTCGGGCCGGGCACCGACATCGCCGGGCACCAGCGCGACCCGTTCCTCGTCCGCGACGCCGACGGGCGCTACGTCGACATCGGCGAGCGTCTGGGCATCGCGAACGCGGGACCGAGCCGCGGCATCGCCGTCGCCGACGTCGACCACGACGGCCGCGCCGACGTGCTCATCGCGAACCAGTGGGCCCGGTCGCAGTTCCTGCGCAACACCGGGCCGGCCGGGGCGTACCTCGGGCTGCGCCCGCTGCTGCCGGCCGCCGCGCCGGGCGGTCACCCGCGGCCGGCGATCGGCGCCGCGGTCACCGTCACCCGCGCCGACGGCAGGGTCCTGCGCCAGCAGCTGTTCCCCGCCAACGGCCACACCGGCGTCAACGGCCCGGAGCTGCTCTTCGGGCTGGGCGCCGCAGCGGGCACGCCGGTCCCGGTCACGGTCACGTGGCGTGACGCGTCCGGCCCGCACACCACCACCACGTCCCTCTCCCCCGGCTGGCACGACCTCGTGCTGGCGTGA
- a CDS encoding DUF1702 family protein, translating into MAGSEVLATATAPGWRRLLRLPPSMVDFERRGFRTGPARTRTVLEAAARTFLDGYHAELATRPGEPPDLSAVPAGRRGFAAEGAAMAAVLLDSLRPAGAPRSAALHTAHDDRYAYLIHVGAGWALAKLRRGRLGRTGAGAPLLRWLAYDGMGFCTAFFASPRALNRWSDHPGTCPATCDIRYQGFGRALWFRACGDPSAVAASVAALPVRHRGDAWSGVALAATYAGGVDDPVYAELYDRAAGHRDALAQGCAFGAEAWRLCAYTPPHAAVAAEVLTGGSPERAAGWTWDARRGLDRPGAGAEDYRAWRQRVQATAAAVQPGRPS; encoded by the coding sequence ATGGCCGGCTCCGAAGTGCTCGCGACGGCGACCGCGCCCGGTTGGCGGCGGCTGCTGCGCCTGCCGCCGTCGATGGTGGACTTCGAGCGCCGCGGTTTCCGCACCGGGCCCGCGCGGACGCGTACGGTCCTCGAGGCGGCGGCCCGGACCTTCCTCGACGGCTATCACGCCGAGCTGGCCACCCGGCCCGGCGAGCCGCCGGATCTGTCCGCCGTACCGGCCGGACGGCGCGGGTTCGCCGCCGAGGGTGCGGCCATGGCGGCCGTGCTGCTCGACAGCCTGCGTCCGGCCGGCGCACCCCGATCGGCCGCGCTGCACACCGCGCACGACGACCGCTACGCCTATCTGATCCACGTGGGCGCCGGCTGGGCGCTGGCGAAGCTGCGCCGCGGCCGGCTCGGCCGGACCGGGGCCGGGGCGCCCCTGCTGCGCTGGCTGGCGTACGACGGGATGGGCTTCTGCACGGCGTTCTTCGCCTCACCCCGCGCCCTGAACCGCTGGAGCGACCACCCGGGCACCTGCCCCGCCACCTGCGACATCCGCTACCAGGGCTTCGGACGGGCGCTGTGGTTCCGCGCCTGCGGCGACCCGTCGGCCGTCGCCGCGTCGGTGGCAGCGTTGCCCGTCCGGCACCGCGGCGACGCGTGGAGCGGGGTGGCGCTCGCCGCGACCTACGCCGGCGGGGTCGACGACCCGGTCTACGCCGAGCTGTACGACCGCGCCGCCGGCCACCGGGACGCCCTGGCCCAGGGCTGCGCGTTCGGCGCCGAGGCGTGGCGGCTGTGCGCGTACACCCCGCCGCACGCCGCGGTGGCGGCCGAGGTTCTCACCGGGGGTTCGCCGGAGCGGGCGGCCGGGTGGACGTGGGACGCGCGGCGCGGGCTGGACCGGCCGGGCGCCGGCGCCGAGGACTACCGGGCCTGGCGGCAGCGCGTCCAGGCGACGGCCGCCGCGGTGCAGCCGGGCAGGCCGTCATGA
- a CDS encoding MerR family transcriptional regulator: protein MRIGELSRRSGIVIPTIKYYLRTGLLPPGVPRARNQADYGPGHLRRLNVVDALLRVGGMSVPGVHAVLAAIDDTATSPAGLITAVEEAVSARHPRGVDERYATAGARVAATLDRQGWHPPGTALRERLTEACAVADVLDLTDLWPVLDRYAATAAEAAGNDLAVLWTYATRRQLDRDPADPVLREAVVVVAVLGAVVQSVMTGIARHEALRQLLAE, encoded by the coding sequence ATGCGGATCGGTGAACTGTCGCGGCGGAGCGGCATCGTGATTCCGACCATCAAGTACTACCTGCGCACGGGCCTTCTCCCGCCGGGGGTGCCGAGGGCGCGCAACCAGGCCGACTACGGGCCCGGCCACCTGCGCCGGCTGAACGTGGTCGACGCCCTGCTCCGGGTCGGCGGCATGAGCGTTCCCGGGGTGCACGCCGTGCTCGCCGCGATCGACGACACCGCGACGTCCCCGGCCGGCCTGATCACCGCCGTCGAGGAGGCTGTCTCGGCGCGGCACCCCCGCGGCGTGGACGAGCGGTACGCAACCGCCGGCGCCCGGGTCGCCGCAACGCTGGACCGGCAGGGCTGGCACCCACCGGGTACGGCCCTGCGGGAGCGGCTGACCGAGGCGTGCGCGGTGGCGGACGTCCTCGACCTCACCGACCTGTGGCCGGTGCTCGACCGGTACGCGGCGACCGCGGCCGAGGCCGCCGGGAACGACCTGGCCGTGCTGTGGACGTACGCGACCCGCAGGCAGCTGGACCGCGACCCGGCGGACCCGGTGCTGCGGGAGGCCGTCGTCGTGGTGGCCGTGCTCGGCGCGGTCGTGCAGTCCGTCATGACCGGCATCGCGCGGCACGAGGCGCTGCGGCAGCTGCTCGCGGAGTAG
- a CDS encoding aminotransferase class I/II-fold pyridoxal phosphate-dependent enzyme gives MSTDDDLGAFVARHGSGRVVRAGPGGTAPDLAGAGTVVCADWPPPGREAAHRRLLGDIRRAMSPTGVLIVEQRLRCPADLAALVRCAGYAVEHTEPAGEGVRLVARPLPAPPEALAVTAWGEEMPGIRLDLRYADDEAEWMDPSPAEVWADLASDGAFDADAAGHYPVDDPFGSRRGAPVVSRFFGRTVPAERLFFGAGVSGLLRDLADLAEGGVVLTPAYAHPDLPALAVRRGATVHVMSEPAAPLLGEIARTRPDLLLLDQPGFSGRPYALDEIVAASHAVPALVVDESAAPYLGPGGSAVTVAAGAGNLVVLRGFTKAYSWGGLRAGFAVASPGLEARVRELMTPLQISELALRAALGMLAAGDVLKGLRARIRAVKPPFTRRLAEAGLTVVPGHEDVPWVVIHDGDGSQGRLLADRGIRGLTPSRPGQLRLTVPLSGRRIALFHELLGP, from the coding sequence GTGAGCACGGACGACGACCTGGGCGCGTTCGTGGCGCGCCACGGCAGCGGCCGCGTCGTCCGGGCCGGCCCCGGCGGTACGGCGCCGGACCTCGCGGGTGCCGGCACGGTCGTCTGCGCGGACTGGCCCCCACCGGGTCGCGAGGCCGCCCACCGGCGCCTGCTCGGCGACATCCGGCGCGCGATGAGCCCCACGGGCGTCCTGATCGTCGAGCAGCGGCTCCGGTGCCCCGCGGACCTCGCGGCGCTGGTCCGCTGCGCCGGCTACGCCGTGGAGCACACCGAGCCCGCCGGCGAGGGCGTACGCCTCGTCGCGCGTCCACTGCCGGCGCCGCCGGAGGCGTTGGCGGTGACCGCCTGGGGCGAAGAGATGCCCGGCATCCGCCTGGACCTGCGGTACGCCGACGACGAGGCGGAGTGGATGGACCCGTCGCCCGCGGAGGTGTGGGCGGACCTCGCCTCGGACGGGGCTTTCGACGCCGATGCGGCCGGGCACTACCCGGTGGACGATCCGTTCGGCAGCCGCCGCGGTGCGCCGGTGGTCAGCCGCTTCTTCGGCCGTACCGTCCCGGCGGAACGGCTGTTCTTCGGCGCGGGCGTGAGCGGCCTGCTGCGCGACCTCGCCGACCTGGCCGAGGGAGGCGTCGTGCTCACCCCCGCGTACGCCCACCCGGACCTGCCGGCGCTGGCGGTGCGCCGGGGCGCGACGGTCCACGTGATGTCCGAGCCGGCCGCGCCGCTGCTCGGCGAGATCGCCCGTACCCGTCCCGATCTGCTGCTTCTCGACCAGCCCGGGTTCAGCGGGCGGCCGTACGCGCTCGACGAGATCGTGGCCGCGTCCCACGCCGTGCCGGCCCTCGTGGTCGACGAGAGCGCCGCGCCGTACCTCGGGCCGGGTGGCAGCGCGGTCACGGTGGCCGCCGGCGCCGGCAACCTCGTGGTGCTGCGCGGGTTCACGAAGGCGTACTCGTGGGGTGGCCTGCGGGCGGGGTTCGCGGTCGCCTCGCCCGGCCTGGAGGCCCGGGTCCGCGAGCTGATGACGCCGCTGCAGATCAGCGAACTCGCGCTGCGGGCCGCGCTGGGCATGCTGGCCGCGGGGGACGTGCTGAAGGGCCTGCGGGCCCGGATCCGGGCGGTGAAGCCGCCGTTCACCCGGCGCCTGGCCGAGGCCGGGCTGACCGTCGTACCCGGGCACGAGGACGTCCCGTGGGTCGTGATCCACGACGGGGACGGCTCGCAGGGGCGCCTCCTCGCCGACCGGGGCATCCGCGGCCTCACGCCGTCCCGGCCGGGTCAGCTGCGCCTCACCGTGCCGCTCTCCGGCCGCCGCATCGCGCTCTTCCACGAGCTCCTCGGGCCCTGA
- a CDS encoding VOC family protein → MSLRDHPLLYVFLEAHDLAAQRRFLESDAGLPVLETDPDPRHRHGVVKYDAGTVILALNLSPASRFAPAAGEGLTIVFAGGTEPRTDPHGHHYLLGVPGQPVAGLRLRTDDLGASVAFYRDVLGLECDRSATTATVRTAGVPLVLEPGPSGRHDTSLLVFHTGDIRKLRDELAGRGLTYSGRDVGSKEIGWTIRFTDPSGHRLCLYEPSEAALRWDSGRAVRAILAGSR, encoded by the coding sequence GTGTCCCTGCGCGACCATCCCCTGCTGTACGTCTTCCTCGAGGCCCACGATCTCGCCGCGCAGCGCCGGTTCCTGGAGTCGGACGCGGGCCTGCCGGTGCTGGAGACCGACCCCGACCCGCGGCACCGCCACGGCGTGGTGAAGTACGACGCCGGCACCGTGATCCTCGCGCTCAACCTCTCCCCCGCGAGCCGCTTCGCTCCCGCCGCCGGCGAAGGCCTGACCATCGTGTTCGCCGGGGGTACCGAGCCGCGGACCGACCCGCACGGCCACCACTATCTGCTCGGCGTCCCCGGGCAGCCGGTGGCCGGGCTCCGCCTGCGGACGGACGACCTCGGCGCCTCGGTGGCGTTCTACCGGGACGTGCTCGGCCTGGAGTGCGACCGGTCGGCGACCACCGCCACGGTCCGCACCGCCGGCGTGCCGCTCGTGCTCGAACCGGGGCCGTCCGGCCGGCACGACACCTCTCTGCTCGTGTTCCACACCGGCGACATCCGGAAGCTCCGCGACGAGCTCGCCGGCCGGGGGCTGACCTACTCGGGACGCGACGTGGGCTCGAAGGAGATCGGGTGGACGATCCGCTTCACCGACCCGTCCGGCCACCGGCTGTGCCTGTACGAGCCGTCCGAGGCGGCGCTGCGGTGGGACAGCGGGCGGGCGGTCCGCGCGATCCTGGCCGGTTCCCGGTGA
- a CDS encoding copper resistance protein CopC: MRTWLAAGAAAALLALLPSPARAGGPSVVGTDPPDGAALAAAPARVRVIGSAAPDPARSHLTVRDPRGRTVGPDTTPEAAGYELSRPVRLTGTGVFTMVFHVAFTDGRDAAGEIRFSVGTGVAPPAVRRAAAAAAGHDHGPDPLSAGLLLLDGAVVAVVALRLALGRRGMPSARVGPAQHLSSPDGRSRRR; the protein is encoded by the coding sequence ATGAGGACGTGGCTCGCCGCCGGCGCGGCCGCCGCCCTCCTGGCGCTGCTGCCGTCACCCGCGCGTGCCGGCGGCCCGTCCGTCGTCGGCACCGATCCGCCCGACGGCGCCGCGCTGGCCGCGGCACCCGCCCGGGTCCGCGTGATCGGCTCGGCGGCGCCGGACCCCGCGCGGTCGCACCTCACCGTCCGCGACCCGCGCGGCCGCACGGTCGGCCCGGACACGACGCCGGAGGCCGCGGGGTACGAGCTCAGCCGGCCGGTCCGCCTCACCGGCACCGGGGTGTTCACGATGGTGTTCCACGTCGCGTTCACCGACGGCCGGGACGCCGCCGGCGAGATCCGGTTCAGCGTCGGCACCGGCGTCGCGCCTCCCGCCGTACGGCGCGCAGCGGCGGCGGCCGCCGGGCACGACCACGGCCCGGATCCGCTGAGCGCGGGGCTCCTGCTGCTCGACGGTGCCGTGGTGGCCGTGGTGGCCCTGCGGCTCGCCCTCGGCCGCCGCGGGATGCCGTCGGCGCGCGTCGGGCCCGCGCAGCATCTATCGTCGCCTGATGGGAGAAGCCGCCGCCGCTGA
- a CDS encoding phospholipase D-like domain-containing protein gives MGEAAAADAPLEDLVGRYLSRAVPVHREDSTAEVIVDGRPWMLRMRELIRSTGPGDAVYICGLQLDHDMDLTGLAPGDPDHEPLGELLAASAARGVDVRVVLAGAVVASSLVHVRMGPFRDNVRTAYRLRHWRPATAPAAPPPLRGRVLLDWSGSGLGSNHQKMTVVRRGAEITAALGGIDYVASRIDEAPHRRLSVRGGRWGWHDAGAILHGPAAADVWRVFRVRWANSAALPRRRFLRAPRSLPLLNPAAIDAGVPPAAPQPVRPAPGIAVQILRSVGPWYVDSLLPWARRHYASVPPGGVQEAYLTLVQAIGAARRYVYIEDQYFREYPGGDDRFGLYPHLRAAAARGVKIILVGSGTRDPAERGRPINRVLTKDLQRRVIDPLPQSLRRTVGLWRVEHLTVHAKVVLVDDRFAAVGSANFFSRSMAGVDTELTVALVTNGPAVRDLRVRLWAEHLRTPVDDPATRAALEDLDLALGAFRPEWLPPHAPAGTWRRPGMPAGFAPQESVLTLVGPP, from the coding sequence ATGGGAGAAGCCGCCGCCGCTGACGCCCCGCTCGAGGATCTCGTCGGCCGGTACCTGTCGCGGGCGGTCCCGGTGCACCGCGAGGACTCCACGGCCGAGGTGATCGTCGACGGCCGGCCGTGGATGCTGCGGATGCGCGAGCTGATCCGTTCGACCGGCCCCGGCGACGCCGTGTACATCTGCGGTCTCCAGCTCGACCACGACATGGATCTGACCGGGCTCGCACCGGGCGACCCGGATCACGAACCCCTCGGTGAGCTGCTGGCCGCCTCGGCGGCGCGGGGGGTCGACGTGCGGGTGGTGCTCGCCGGCGCGGTCGTGGCCAGCAGCCTGGTGCACGTGCGGATGGGCCCGTTCCGGGACAACGTGCGCACCGCGTACCGGCTGCGGCACTGGCGTCCGGCCACGGCCCCGGCGGCGCCGCCCCCGCTGCGCGGCCGGGTGCTGCTGGACTGGTCCGGCTCCGGGCTCGGCTCCAACCATCAGAAGATGACCGTGGTCCGGCGCGGCGCCGAGATCACCGCGGCGCTCGGCGGCATCGACTACGTCGCCAGCCGGATCGACGAGGCCCCGCACCGGCGCCTCAGCGTGCGCGGCGGCCGGTGGGGATGGCACGACGCCGGGGCGATCCTGCACGGACCGGCGGCCGCCGACGTGTGGCGCGTCTTCCGCGTGCGCTGGGCCAACAGCGCCGCCCTGCCCCGGCGGCGGTTCCTGCGGGCGCCGCGGAGCCTGCCGCTGCTCAACCCCGCCGCGATCGACGCCGGGGTGCCGCCGGCCGCGCCGCAGCCCGTGCGGCCCGCGCCCGGCATCGCCGTGCAGATCCTGCGCTCGGTCGGACCCTGGTACGTCGACTCGCTCCTGCCGTGGGCGCGGCGGCACTACGCGTCGGTGCCGCCCGGCGGAGTTCAGGAGGCGTACCTGACGCTGGTGCAGGCGATCGGCGCGGCCCGGCGGTACGTCTACATCGAGGACCAGTACTTCCGCGAGTACCCCGGGGGCGACGACCGCTTCGGCCTGTACCCCCACCTCCGCGCGGCCGCCGCCCGCGGCGTGAAGATCATCCTGGTCGGCTCCGGCACGCGGGACCCGGCCGAGCGGGGCCGGCCGATCAACCGCGTGCTCACCAAGGACCTGCAACGACGGGTGATCGACCCGCTGCCGCAGTCGCTGCGCCGCACCGTGGGACTGTGGCGGGTGGAACACCTGACCGTGCACGCCAAAGTCGTGCTCGTCGACGACCGGTTCGCCGCCGTCGGATCGGCGAACTTCTTCAGCCGTTCCATGGCCGGGGTGGACACGGAACTCACCGTCGCACTGGTGACGAACGGGCCCGCCGTGCGCGATCTGCGGGTCCGGCTGTGGGCCGAGCACCTGCGCACGCCGGTGGACGATCCGGCGACGCGGGCCGCGCTCGAGGACCTCGACCTCGCCCTGGGCGCCTTCCGCCCCGAGTGGCTGCCCCCGCACGCTCCCGCCGGCACCTGGCGCCGCCCGGGGATGCCCGCCGGGTTCGCCCCGCAGGAGTCGGTGCTCACCCTGGTCGGCCCGCCCTGA
- a CDS encoding universal stress protein: MTVTEVVVGVDGSPEAEDALSWALHEGRLRDVPVRAITVWQPSGDPQEAERLGALRSVADLRDQLREDVETGVRKVVDREHASDVAVTAEVRYGHPVRALIGESGAGALLVVGSRGRGAITGSVLGSVSQSCVQYARGTVVVVRGRRSDSRTRRVVVGVDGSPASVRALRFADGAARLRGAALQVVHAWTLPYLGFAGRSGTLPQEASDDIAARAGERLRESLRRAEIDANRPDVEMWLVEGAPNLSLLQAAGNADLLVVGSRGHGGWKGLLLGSVSTQSVTQSPCPVAVIRDDASPEPD, from the coding sequence GTGACCGTTACCGAGGTGGTGGTCGGTGTCGACGGCTCTCCGGAGGCCGAGGACGCGCTGAGCTGGGCCCTGCACGAGGGCCGGCTCCGCGACGTGCCGGTGCGGGCGATCACCGTCTGGCAGCCGTCCGGCGACCCGCAGGAGGCCGAGCGGCTCGGGGCGCTGCGATCCGTGGCGGATCTGCGCGACCAGCTCCGGGAAGACGTCGAGACGGGCGTACGGAAGGTGGTGGACCGCGAACACGCCTCGGACGTCGCCGTGACCGCCGAGGTGCGGTACGGCCACCCCGTCCGGGCGCTGATCGGCGAGTCGGGGGCCGGTGCGCTGCTCGTCGTGGGTTCCCGGGGACGCGGCGCCATCACCGGATCGGTGCTGGGATCCGTCTCCCAGAGCTGTGTCCAGTACGCGCGCGGCACGGTGGTCGTCGTCCGCGGCCGCCGGTCGGACTCCCGGACCCGGCGGGTCGTGGTCGGCGTCGACGGGTCCCCGGCGTCGGTGCGCGCGCTGCGTTTCGCCGACGGCGCGGCCCGCCTGCGCGGCGCCGCCCTGCAGGTGGTGCACGCGTGGACGCTGCCCTACCTCGGGTTCGCCGGGCGCTCCGGCACCCTGCCGCAGGAGGCGAGCGACGACATCGCCGCACGGGCGGGTGAACGGCTGCGCGAGAGCCTCCGGCGGGCCGAGATCGACGCCAACCGCCCCGACGTGGAGATGTGGCTGGTCGAAGGCGCCCCGAACCTGTCGCTGCTGCAGGCCGCGGGCAACGCCGACCTGCTGGTCGTCGGATCGCGCGGGCACGGCGGCTGGAAGGGGCTGCTGCTCGGCTCGGTGTCCACCCAGAGCGTCACGCAGTCGCCCTGCCCCGTGGCCGTGATCCGCGACGACGCCTCCCCGGAGCCGGACTAG
- a CDS encoding beta-glucosidase family protein — MTRPWQDRTKQPHERARELVAAMSLQQKISQLHGAMDTIDIYALSEQARESGADLDALATQIRVERHVDGIDELGIPRFRITNGPVGVGMGDGTPSPPATSLPMTIGLAAGFDPALAREYGSIIGSETATLGQHVLEGPGVCLHRTATAGRNFEYFSEDPYLSGVLGVEITKAIQEHGVIAMGKHYVVNDQEYERFRVSVEVDEQVLRELYLLPFEMLVKDASIAAIMSAYNRIRGVYATEYRYTLTEILRHEWGFEGYVQSDFWSCRSAVPSLNAGMDHEMPDAKWLNEDTVTAALRDTSLEIETVDRALVRRYTQMFRFGQFDRPYAPGEIDAAAHGAVARRIGTGIAVLLKNEGGVLPLDPDAGSIVIIGQSTYADDACLGGGGSSKVIPLYTVPPLDGMRDVLAGLGGTATVTKVTVADDLSNLDEAKAAAAAADVVVIMAGLVATEGEDQAGMNMVNDQDRLIAEVAPANAATVVVLKDGNPVLMPWIDAVPAVIETWNQGQEDGHAVADLLFGVVNPSGKLPTTYPRSPGDTLVAGRPERYPGTDEGDGYPVIRYSEGLQMGYRWFQSQGIAPLFPFGYGLSYTTFALSDVTVDAGERPGESPLTVRATLTNTGDRSGAEVVQVYLGLPAATNQPPKRLVGFRKVTVEPGASAPVDIVVDPAATHHPLSVWSRGDHRFVTVPGEYVVHVGTSSDDSPARHRFTVPA; from the coding sequence ATGACACGCCCGTGGCAGGACCGGACGAAGCAGCCGCACGAGCGGGCGCGAGAGCTCGTGGCCGCCATGAGCCTGCAGCAGAAGATCAGCCAGTTGCACGGCGCGATGGACACCATCGACATCTACGCCCTCAGCGAGCAGGCCCGGGAGTCCGGCGCGGACCTGGACGCGCTGGCCACTCAGATCCGGGTGGAACGCCACGTCGACGGCATCGACGAGCTCGGCATCCCGCGCTTCCGGATCACCAACGGCCCGGTCGGCGTCGGCATGGGCGACGGCACGCCCAGCCCGCCCGCGACCTCGCTGCCGATGACGATCGGCCTGGCCGCCGGCTTCGACCCCGCGCTGGCCCGGGAGTACGGCTCGATCATCGGCAGTGAGACCGCCACGCTGGGCCAGCACGTCCTGGAGGGGCCGGGGGTGTGCCTGCACCGTACCGCCACGGCCGGGCGCAACTTCGAGTACTTCAGCGAGGACCCGTACCTGTCCGGGGTGCTCGGGGTGGAGATCACCAAGGCGATCCAGGAGCACGGCGTGATCGCCATGGGCAAGCACTACGTCGTCAACGACCAGGAGTACGAGCGGTTCCGGGTCAGCGTCGAGGTCGACGAGCAGGTGCTGCGCGAGCTGTACCTGCTGCCCTTCGAGATGCTCGTGAAGGACGCCTCGATCGCGGCGATCATGAGCGCCTACAACCGGATCCGCGGCGTGTACGCCACCGAGTACCGGTACACGCTGACCGAGATCCTGCGGCACGAATGGGGCTTCGAGGGATACGTCCAGTCGGACTTCTGGTCCTGCCGGTCCGCGGTGCCGTCGCTGAACGCCGGCATGGACCACGAGATGCCCGACGCGAAGTGGCTCAACGAGGACACCGTCACGGCCGCCCTGCGCGACACCAGCCTGGAGATCGAGACGGTCGACCGGGCGCTGGTCCGCCGGTACACGCAGATGTTCCGGTTCGGCCAGTTCGACCGGCCGTACGCCCCCGGTGAGATCGACGCCGCGGCACACGGCGCCGTCGCCCGCCGCATCGGCACCGGGATCGCCGTGCTGCTCAAGAACGAGGGTGGCGTCCTGCCGCTCGACCCGGACGCGGGCTCGATCGTCATCATCGGCCAGTCGACGTACGCCGACGACGCCTGCCTGGGCGGTGGCGGCAGCTCCAAGGTCATTCCGCTCTACACCGTGCCACCGCTGGACGGCATGCGCGACGTCCTCGCCGGCCTGGGCGGTACGGCGACCGTCACCAAGGTCACCGTGGCCGACGACCTGTCGAACCTCGACGAGGCGAAGGCGGCGGCCGCGGCGGCCGACGTCGTGGTGATCATGGCGGGGCTGGTCGCCACCGAGGGCGAGGACCAGGCCGGCATGAACATGGTCAACGACCAGGACCGGCTGATCGCCGAGGTGGCGCCCGCCAACGCCGCGACGGTCGTCGTGCTCAAGGACGGCAACCCGGTGCTCATGCCGTGGATCGACGCCGTACCGGCGGTGATCGAGACGTGGAACCAGGGCCAGGAGGACGGGCACGCCGTCGCCGATCTGCTCTTCGGCGTCGTCAACCCGTCGGGCAAGCTGCCCACGACGTACCCGCGGTCGCCCGGCGACACGCTCGTGGCGGGCCGGCCCGAGCGGTACCCCGGCACCGACGAGGGCGACGGCTACCCGGTGATCCGGTACAGCGAGGGGCTGCAGATGGGTTATCGCTGGTTCCAGTCACAGGGGATCGCGCCGCTGTTCCCGTTCGGCTACGGGCTCTCGTACACGACGTTCGCGCTGTCGGACGTCACCGTCGACGCGGGTGAACGCCCCGGCGAGTCCCCGCTGACCGTACGCGCGACGCTGACCAACACCGGCGACCGGAGCGGCGCCGAGGTGGTGCAGGTGTACCTGGGACTGCCGGCGGCGACGAACCAGCCGCCCAAGCGGCTCGTCGGATTCCGGAAGGTCACGGTGGAGCCGGGCGCCTCCGCGCCGGTCGACATCGTCGTCGACCCCGCCGCCACGCACCATCCCCTCTCGGTGTGGAGCCGCGGCGATCACCGCTTCGTCACCGTGCCCGGCGAGTACGTTGTCCACGTCGGCACCTCCAGCGACGACAGCCCGGCCCGGCACCGGTTCACCGTCCCCGCTTGA